A single region of the Candidatus Wallbacteria bacterium genome encodes:
- a CDS encoding small multi-drug export protein, with the protein MTEFLKILTVLMLGPFELWAAIPAGFTFGFSPLKTFFWAVTGGTCGSVAVAVLGVRLRDWALKKIQLQISLEGEGRFYRIWNRYGIPGIGLLSPLLTGPFLGMLIGLALSAEPKRLLFWTVCGVLLWSAGLTLAGMTGLAGFRALAG; encoded by the coding sequence GTGACAGAATTCCTGAAGATCCTGACTGTTCTGATGCTCGGCCCTTTTGAACTCTGGGCAGCGATCCCTGCAGGATTCACTTTCGGCTTTTCCCCGCTCAAAACCTTTTTCTGGGCAGTTACCGGCGGCACCTGCGGATCAGTCGCAGTGGCTGTACTTGGAGTCAGGCTGCGTGATTGGGCACTTAAAAAAATCCAGCTGCAGATTTCCCTGGAGGGCGAAGGCAGATTTTACAGGATCTGGAACAGATACGGGATCCCGGGGATCGGCCTGCTTTCTCCACTGCTGACCGGCCCGTTTCTGGGCATGCTGATCGGCCTCGCCCTCAGCGCTGAACCGAAGCGGCTGCTGTTCTGGACAGTCTGCGGAGTGCTGCTCTGGAGTGCAGGCCTGACCCTGGCCGGCATGACCGGGCTGGCGGGATTCAGGGCTCTGGCGGGTTAA
- a CDS encoding ankyrin repeat domain-containing protein has product MRKKTLHLFFFILALGFYLSVVAICLNINSILRRFEEVTKTERYNLEVDGINKCMANQMAINPGFWDYLYQKTTPGRLDKFNKDSHLLEKFKCPNNGQYIIVNAVPRYYCQCSYHGCLFPPKEKLEIDCFPVDSLIGALNDWKLDPVFKFHGRQKAEELIRDGINLNEIEKRFLSTPLCYAMIFGFQDLANEILRKDKEFYYTQTGSLKTAIKFGYSDIADQLYKNYMGNEFNSLDTNELRDDTILQYAIHYNDQKIALDMISKSLEINQKGYKNDTPLMTAIEFKQTEIAELLIEKGVDVNAVNGNGMSALTLAVSHSMFKISQLLIEKGADVNLVHPMGYTILDFAPSNISKDLLELIRSKMSDKTSKKPKNTF; this is encoded by the coding sequence ATGAGAAAAAAAACACTTCATTTGTTTTTTTTCATTCTGGCACTGGGATTTTATCTTTCTGTTGTGGCAATTTGTCTCAACATAAACTCAATCCTCAGACGATTTGAAGAAGTAACTAAAACCGAACGATATAATCTGGAAGTGGACGGTATAAATAAATGCATGGCAAATCAGATGGCCATTAACCCTGGTTTTTGGGACTATTTGTATCAAAAAACAACTCCGGGCCGCCTGGATAAATTTAATAAGGATTCCCATTTGCTGGAAAAATTCAAATGCCCAAATAATGGTCAGTACATTATTGTTAATGCAGTTCCAAGATATTACTGCCAATGCAGCTATCATGGATGTCTTTTTCCACCTAAAGAAAAGCTGGAAATCGATTGTTTTCCTGTTGATTCTTTGATCGGAGCATTAAATGACTGGAAATTGGATCCTGTATTCAAGTTTCACGGCAGACAGAAAGCTGAAGAGTTGATTAGAGATGGAATAAATCTGAATGAAATTGAAAAAAGATTTCTTTCAACACCGCTTTGCTATGCGATGATTTTCGGTTTTCAGGATCTGGCAAACGAGATACTCCGCAAAGACAAGGAATTTTACTATACCCAAACAGGCTCACTGAAAACTGCGATCAAATTTGGATATTCTGACATTGCTGACCAGCTCTACAAAAATTACATGGGAAATGAATTCAACTCCCTGGATACGAATGAACTCAGAGATGATACAATCCTTCAATATGCAATCCATTACAATGATCAAAAAATCGCACTAGACATGATTTCCAAGAGTCTCGAGATCAATCAGAAAGGATATAAAAATGATACTCCCTTGATGACTGCCATTGAATTTAAACAGACAGAAATTGCTGAATTATTAATCGAAAAAGGTGTTGATGTAAATGCAGTTAATGGCAATGGTATGTCAGCCCTGACACTGGCAGTGTCTCACTCCATGTTTAAGATCTCTCAATTACTGATAGAAAAAGGGGCGGATGTCAATCTTGTTCATCCCATGGGATACACAATCCTTGATTTTGCTCCTTCAAACATAAGTAAAGACTTACTTGAACTGATTCGTTCCAAAATGTCTGATAAAACTTCTAAAAAACCAAAAAATACTTTTTAA